Proteins encoded within one genomic window of Camelina sativa cultivar DH55 chromosome 19, Cs, whole genome shotgun sequence:
- the LOC104767455 gene encoding uncharacterized protein LOC104767455 — MKKVSQLSIIFRDELQNPHKDSVQNLDVVGKNQSSSSSDNERDRFASLFSSWSSSSFQMPLQYPNYTKEQYEIMSEEEVDRLLKLYGLPIDVGDLSCKKEFAVGAFLWETGLNSSLDERDSVNPNSSSGDLDERSLMGLMTVLVKDMVQFIFRA, encoded by the coding sequence atgaagaaggtTTCACAACTCAGCATTATCTTCCGTGACGAACTACAAAATCCCCACAAAGACTCTGTCCAAAATCTAGATGTCGTCGGGAAAAACCAATCTAGTTCATCGTCGGACAACGAACGCGACCGATTCGCCAGCTTGTTTTCTTCTTGGTCATCGTCTTCGTTTCAAATGCCTCTTCAGTACCCGAATTACACGAAGGAACAGTACGAGATTATGTCGGAGGAAGAAGTCGATCGACTTCTCAAACTCTATGGTCTGCCAATAGATGTCGGTGACTTGTCTTGCAAAAAAGAATTTGCAGTCGGTGCATTTTTGTGGGAGACGGGGTTAAATTCTTCACTGGATGAGCGTGATTCagtaaaccctaattcttccaGTGGTGATCTGGATGAGAGATCTTTGATGGGATTGATGACGGTTCTCGTAAAAGATATGGTTCAATTTATATTTCGTGCGTAG